A portion of the Caenorhabditis elegans chromosome III genome contains these proteins:
- the mev-1 gene encoding Succinate dehydrogenase cytochrome b560 subunit, mitochondrial (Partially confirmed by transcript evidence) produces MLSGFHRISGCVMAGTLLVGGIGFAVLPFDFTAFVDFIRSWNLPCAVTAVFKYIIAFPIIFHTLNGIRFLGFDLAKGVNNVGQIYKSGYLVSGLSAILALAIVFNSCQNKSNKTA; encoded by the exons TGGCCGGAACCCTTCTCGTCGGAGGAATCGGATTCGCAGTTTTGCCGTTCGATTTCACCGCTTTTGTGGATTTCATCCGTAGCTGGAACTTACCATGCGCGGTGACCGCTGTCTTCAAGTACATCATTGCTTTCCCCATCATTTTCCATACTCTTAACGGAATTCGCTTCTTAGGATTCGATTTGGCTAAGGGAGTCAATAATGTTGGACAG atctacAAATCGGGATATCTCGTATCTGGACTTTCGGCTATTCTTGCTCTCGCCATTGTCTTCAACTCTTGCCAGAACAAGAGCAACAAGACTGCCTAG